ATGGTCGACCAGCTGTCGTCCTTCGCCGACCAGGTCACGCGGATGGCGCGGGACGTGGGCACGGAGGGCCGCCTCGGCGGCCAGGCCCGCGTGGAGGGGGTGTCGGGCACCTGGAAGGAGCTGACCGACTCCGTCAACTTCATGGCGGGGAACCTGACCTCGCAGGTGCGCCAGATCGCGCAGGTGACCACGGCGGTGGCGCGCGGCGACCTGTCGCAGAAGATCGACGTGGACGCCCGGGGCGAGATCCTGGAGCTGAAGAACACCATCAACACGATGGTCGACCAGCTCTCCGCCTTCGCCGAGCAGGTGACCCGGGTGGCCCGGGACGTGGGTACGGAGGGCCGCCTCGGCGGCCAGGCGCAGGTGCCCGGCGTGGCCGGTGTCTGGCGCGACCTGACGGACTCGGTGAACGGCATGGCCGGGAACCTCACCTCGCAGGTGCGCAACATCGCCCAGGTCGCCACGGCGGTGGCGCGCGGCGACCTGTCGCAGAAGATCGACGTGGACGCCCGGGGCGAGATCCTGGAACTGAAGAACACGCTCAACACGATGGTCGACCAGCTCTCGAACTTCGCGGAGCAGGTGACCCGGGTGGCCCGCGAGGTGGGCACGGAGGGCATCCTCGGCGGTCAGGCGGAGGTGAAGGGTGTCTCCGGCACCTGGAAGGACCTCACCCAGTCCGTCAACTTCATGGCGAACAACCTGACCTCGCAGGTGCGCAACATCGCCGAGGTGACGACGGCGGTCGCCATGGGCGACCTCTCCAAGAAGATCACCGTGGACGCCAAGGGCGAGATCCTCGAACTCGTCACGACCGTCAACACGATGGTGGACCAGCTGTCCTCGTTCGCGGAGCAGGTGACCCGGGTGGCCCGCGAGGTGGGCACCGAGGGCATCCTCGGCGGCCAGGCCCGCGTCCGCGGGGTCACCGGCATCTGGAAGGACCTCAGCGACAACGTCAACACGATGGCCGGGAACCTGACGGCCCAGGTGCGCGGCATCGCACAGGTGTCGGCGGCCGTCGCCAACGGCGACCTGACGAAGAAGGTCACCGTCGAGGCGCGCGGCGAGGTGGCGCAGCTCGCCGACACCGTCAACACGATGGTGAAGACCCTGTCGTCGTTCGCCGACGAGGTGACGAGGGTGGCCCGCGAGGTGGGCACCGAGGGCCGGCTCGGCGGGCAGGCGCATGTGCCGGGGGTGTCGGGGACGTGGAAGGACCTCACCGACTCGGTGAACTTCATGGCCTCCAACCTCACCGGCCAGGTGCGGCAGATCGCCATGGTCACGACCGCCATCGCCAAGGGCGACATGACCAAGAAGATCGACATCGACGCCCGGGGCGAGATCCTGGAGCTGAAGACCACCATCAACACGATGGTCGACCAGCTGTCCTCCTTCGCCGACCAGGTGACGAGGGTGGCCCGCGAGGTGGGCACCGAGGGCATCCTGGGCGGCCAGGCGCGGGTGCGCGACGTCGACGGCACGTGGCGGGACCTGACCGAGTCCGTGAACGAGATGGCCGGGAACCTCACCCGGCAGGTGCGCGCGATCGCGGCCGTGGCCACCGCGGTGACCCGCGGCGACCTCAGCCTGAAGGTCGACGTGGACGCCGCGGGCGAGATCCAGGTCCTCCAGGACAACATCAACACGATGATCGTCAACCTGCGCGACACCACCCTGGCCAACAAGGAGCAGGACTGGCTCAAGGGCAACCTGGCCCGTATCTCCGCACTGATGCAGGGCCGCCGGGACCTCGACGACGTCGCCTCGCTGATCATGAGCGAGCTGACCCCGGTGGTCTCCGCGCAGCACGGAGCCTTCTTCCTGGCGGTGCCGGCCGGCGGTACCAGCGAGATCGGGACGGAGGGCGGCGCGGACGGCACGTACGAGCTGCGGATGCGCGGCAGCTACGCGTACGCCGGCGGTCAGATGCCCATCTCCTTCCGGCCGGGGGAGGGGCTGATCGGAGCGGTCGCCGAGGAGAAGCGGACGATCCTCGTCGAGAACACGCCTCCCGGCTACCTGAAGATCTCCTCGGGCCTGGGCGAGGCGCCGCCCGCGCACGTGATCGTGCTGCCCGTGCTCTTCGAGGGGAAGGTGCTCGGCGTCATCGAGCTGGCCTCCTTCACGGGCTTCACGCAGATCCAGAAGGACTTCCTCAGCCAGATCGCCGAGATGATCGGTACGAGTGTCAACACCATCAGCGTCAACTCCAAGACGGAGATGCTGCTCAAGCAGTCGCAGGAGATGACCGAGCAGCTGCGCGAGCGGTCCGACGAGTTGGAGAACCGGCAGAAGGCCCTGCAGGCCGCCAACGCGGAGCTGGAGGAGAAGGCCGAACTGCTGGCCCAGCAGAACCGCGACATCGAGGTGAAGAACACCGAGATCGAGGAGGCGCGGCAGGTCCTGGAGGAGCGTGCCGAGCAGCTCGCGGTCTCGATGCGCTACAAGTCCGAGTTCCTGGCGAACATGTCGCACGAGCTGCGCACTCCGCTCAACTCGCTGCTGATCCTGGCCAAGCTGCTCGCCGACAACGCGGACGAGAACCTGTCGCCGAAGCAGGTGGAGTTCGCCGAGACCATCCACGGCGCGGGCTCCGACCTGCTCCAGCTGATCAACGACATCCTCGACCTGTCGAAGGTCGAGGCCGGGAAGATGGACGTCTCGCCGACCCGGATCGCGCTGGTACAGCTCGTGGACTACGTGGAGGCGACGTTCCGGCCGCTGACGGCGGAGAAGGGCCTGGACTTCTCGGTGCGGGTCTCCCCGGAGCTGCCCGCCACCCTGCACACCGACGAGCAGCGGCTGCTGCAGGTGCTGCGCAACCTGCTGTCGAACGCGGTGAAGTTCACCGACACCGGTGCGGTGGAGCTGGTGATCCGGCCCGCCGGGGCCGATGTGCCGGCGGCGATCCGCGAACAGCTGCTGGAGGCCGGCTCGCTCCGGGAGGCGGACGCGGACCTGATCGCCTTCTCGGTGACCGACACGGGCATCGGGATCGCGGCGAGCAAGATGCTGGTGATCTTCGAGGCGTTCAAGCAGGCCGACGGGACGACGAGCCGCAAGTACGGCGGTACCGGGCTGGGGCTGTCCATCAGCCGGGAGATCGCACGGCTGCTGGGCGGTGAGATCCACGCGGCGAGCGAGCCCGGCCGCGGCTCCACCTTCACGCTGTACCTGCCGCTGCACCCGAGCGAGCTGCCGCCGCAGGGGTACGCGCCGCCCACCCCGGGCGGCGCCCGCGGCGAGCTGTACCGCCGCTCCCTCGACGGGGCGCGCCCCGGACTGCCGGTGCTGCCGGCCGGGGGCGGTGCGCTGCCGGAGGCGCCGTCCGAGCCCGCACCGCCGGGAGCTGGGCAGCCGGGGCAGTCGGGGCAGAACAGCGGGGCGGCCGGGCTGTTCCGGCGCCGGCGCAAGGCGCTGAGCGACCTGGAGCCCCGTACGGTGCCGGCGCAGCCGAACACGACGGGGGCCGAGGACGGCTGGGACACCGCGCAGGAGGAGCCCCAGGCGGCGGCCCGGACGTACGACTTCCACGGCGAGCGGGTGCTCATCGTCGACGACGACGTCCGCAACGTCTTCGCGCTCACCAGCGTGCTGGAGCAGCACGGACTGGCCGTGCTGTACGCGGAGAACGGGCGGGAGGGCATCGAGGTCCTGGAGCAGCACGACGATGTGAAGGTCGTGCTGATGGACATCATGATGCCCGAGATGGACGGGTACGCCACGACCTCGGCGATCCGGCGGATGCCGCAGTTCGCGGGGCTGCCGATCATCGCGCTGACGGCCAAGGCGATGAAGGGGGACCGGGAGAAGGCGATCGACTCCGGCGCTTCCGACTACGTCACCAAGCCGGTCGACCCCGACTACCTGTTGTCGGTGATGGAGCAGTGGATGCTCGGCAAGTGACAGGAGGGAGAGCGGACGGGCGCCGGTCGCTGACGCACCGTGGCCGAAGCGGTGTGGGAGGGCGGTACACGGGGAACCTTCTGCTCTCCCCCCGCGTTTCTGCTTCGTGCACAGTGACATCTTGGTGACAGGGTGTGGCGATCTCGGGACTGGGGCTACGATGACCGGCACAAGGACGGACGGCGCACGGGTGTCGTCCTCTGGGGCGGGGCCCGGCGCACAGGCCGGTGCCACGAGCCGGGGAGGCCCCATGCCGGGGCGAGGAGGACAGGGCATGGTGCAGAAGGCCAAGATCCTCCTGGTCGACGACCGGCCGGAGAATCTGCTGGCGTTGGAGGCCATCCTCTCCGCGCTCGATCAGACACTGGTCCGGGCGTCGTCGGGGGAGGAGGCGCTCAAAGCGCTGCTGACGGACGATTTCGCGGTCATCCTGTTGGATGTGCAGATGCCGGGCATGGACGGGTTCGAGACGGCCGCGCACATCAAGCGGCGCGAACGCACCCGGGACATTCCGATCATCTTCCTCACCGCGATCAACCACGGCCCGCATCACACCTTCCGCGGTTACGCGGCGGGTGCGGTCGACTACATCTCCAAGCCGTTCGACCCGTGGGTGCTGCGGGCCAAGGTCTCCGTCTTCGTGGAGCTGTACACGAAGAACTGCCAACTGCGGGAGCAGGCGGCCCTGCTGAGGCTCCAGCTGGAGGGCGGCGACTCCAAGGGCGTGGACGCAGGCAGGGAGACGGCGGGCCTGCTGGCCGAGCTCTCCGCGCGGCTCGCGGCCGTCGAGGAGCAGGCCGAGGCGCTGAGCAAGCAGCTCGGAGAGGACGTCGCCGACGCCGGTGTCGTGGCGACCGCGGCCCATCTCGAACGTAAACTCACCGGTCTGCGGCGGGCGCTGGACGCCCTGGAGCCCGGGAGCGCCGGAGGGGCCCCGGCACTGCCCTCGCAGAACTGACCGCGTAGGCGTCCGGCTTGGCGGAGCGTCAAAGGACCTGCCCCGGCGACGACACGAACGGGTGAAGGGGTGGGCACGCGTGTCCACCGGCGCCCGCACCGGTAACCTCGGGCCCATGGCCTCACGTACGTCCGGCAAGGGCTCCCCGAGCAGTGCGGGCACCGCGAAGGGCCGCACCGGCCGTACGGCGGCGCCGGCCAGGAAGGCTGCCCCCGCGGGCAAGCCCCCGGCGAAGAAGGCCGCGGCCGCCAGGCGTGCCCCGGCCAAGAAGGCCGCGGCCAAGCCCGCGCCGTCCCCGACGAGCGGCGTGCTGCGACTGGTGCGGGCCCTCTGGCTGGGCTGCGCGCACGCGGTCGGCGCCGTCTTCCGCGGGATCGGCCAGGGAGCGAGGAACCTCGACCCCGCCCACCGCAAGGACGGCCTCGCGCTGCTGCTCCTCGCCCTGGCGCTGATCGTCGCCGCCGGTACCTGGTCGAACCTGAGCGGTCCCGTCGGGGATCTGGTGACCATGCTGGTCACCGGTGCCTTCGGGCGACTGGATCTGCTCGTTCCGATACTGCTCGGCGTCATGGCGGTACGTTTCATCCGCCACCCCGAGCAGGCCGACGCCAACGGCCGTATCGGCATCGGGCTGTCCGCCCTCGCCATCGGCGTCCTCGGCCTGGTCCACATCGCCTGCGGGGCCCCCGGCCGGGACGAGGGCACCACCGCCATGCAGAACGCGGGCGGCCTCATCGGCTGGGCCGCCTCCAAGCCGCTGATCTTCACCATGGGCGCGCCGCTGGCGGTGCCCATGCTGGTGCTGCTCACCGTCTTCGGCCTCCTCGTCGTCACCGCGACCCCGGTCAACGCGATCCCGCAGCGGCTGCGCCGGCTCGGCATCCGGCTCGGGATCATCGCCCCGAACGAGTACGACGAGGGCTACGGGCAGGCCGACGGCGGGGCCGTTGCCGGACACGACCCCGAACAGTGGCGAGCCCATGGCGGCGACCCCGCGGACACCGCCGAGGAGGAGGCCCTGGCCCGGCGGCGCCGGCCGCGCAGGACCGCCACCCGCCCCGCGGCGGACCGGGCGACGGGCCGGGGGATGGACGCCGTCGACGTGGCCGCGGCGGCCGCCGCCGCGCTGGACGGGGCGGTGTACGGCGGTATGCCGCCGTCCCCGCTCGTCGCCGACCTCACGCAGGGGATCTCCGCCGAGCGCGACGGCGCCGAGGTCACCGCCCCGGTGCCGACCGCCCGCGGCGGGCGTGCCGCCGCGAAGGCGGCCCCCGGGGCACCCGGGGACTCCGCTTCGCCCGCCGCTTCGTCGGCCGCGGCCTCCGCCGTGCCCGAGGCAGTCGCGGAGCCCGCCGGGCAGCCGCGCGCCACCACCGCGGCGGCCTCCGGAACGCTGGCGGTGCCCGACCTGACGAAGGCCGCCCCCGAGGCCCAGCCGCTGCCGCCCCGCGCCGAGCAGCTCCAGCTGCGCGGGGACATCACGTACTGCCTGCCCTCGCTGGACCTGCTGGAGAAGGGCGGGCCCGGCAAGACCCGCAGCGCCGCCAACGACGCGGTCGTCGCCTCCCTGCGCAACGTGTTCACCGAGTTCAAGGTGGACGCCGACGTCACCGGATTCACCCGGGGTCCGACGGTCACCCGCTACGAGGTCACCCTCGGCGCGGCCGTCAAGGTCGAGCGGATCACCGCCCTGACCAAGAACATCGCCTATGCCGTGGCCAGCCCGGACGTGCGGATCATCAGCCCGATCCCGGGCAAGTCCGCGGTCGGCATCGAGATCCCCAACACCGACCGTGAGATGGTCAACCTGGGCGACGTCCTGCGCCTCGCGGACGCTGCCGAGGACGACCACCCGATGCTGGTCGCGCTCGGCAAGGACGTCGAGGGCGGCTACGTCATGGCCAACCTCGCCAAGATGCCGCACGTGCTGGTCGCCGGCGCCACCGGATCCGGCAAGTCCTCCTGCATCAACTGCCTGATCACCTCGATCATGGTGCGGGCCACCCCGGAGGACGTCCGGATGGTCCTCGTCGACCCCAAGCGCGTCGAGCTGACGGCGTACGAGGGCATCCCGCACCTGATCACGCCGATCATCACCAACCCCAAGCGGGCCGCCGAGGCGCTCCAGTGGGTCGTGCGCGAGATGGACCTGCGCTACGACGACCTGGCCGCCTTCGGCTTCCGGCACATCGACGACTTCAACCAGGCCATCCGGGACGGGAAGATCAAACTCCCGCCGGGCAGCGAACGGGAGCTCAGCCCCTACCCGTACCTGCTGGTGATCGTCGACGAGCTGGCCGACCTGATGATGGTGGCCCCGCGCGACGTCGAGGACTCCATCGTCCGCATCACCCAGCTGGCCCGCGCCGCCGGCATCCACCTGGTGCTCGCCACCCAGCGGCCCTCGGTGGACGTGGTCACGGGCCTGATCAAGGCGAACGTGCCCTCGCGCCTCGCCTTCGCCACGTCCTCCCTCGCGGACAGCCGGGTCATCCTCGACCAGCCCGGCGCCGAGAAGCTCATCGGCAAGGGCGACGGGCTGTTCCTGCCGATGGGGGCGAACAAGCCCGTCCGCCTCCAGGGCGCGTTCGTCACCGAAGACGAGATCGCCGGGATCGTGCAGCACTGCAAGGACCAGATGGCGCCGGTCTTCCGGGACGACGTCACGGTGGGGCAGAAGCAGAAGAAGGAGATCGACGAGGACATCGGCGACGACCTGGACCTGCTGTGCCAGGCGGCGGAGCTGGTCGTCACCACGCAGTTCGGCTCCACCTCGATGCTCCAGCGCAAGCTGCGGGTGGGCTTCGCGAAGGCCGGACGGCTCATGGACCTCATGGAGTCGCGGGGCATCGTCGGCCCGAGCGAGGGTTCGAAAGCGCGTGACGTCCTGCTGAAGGCCGACGAGCTGGACGGGGTGCTCGCGGTGATCCGCGGCGAGACGCATTCGTAGCCGTTTGGCGGGCAACCGTTTCCCTTGGGGCCGCGTCAAGTTGAAGAGAGGTGGCGGCACCCGCGTACGACGTCCCGTACGGCGTGGGACCGCCGCGCCGGAGGGACCCTTCCACGCCATTCGGATGGCGTAGGAAGAGCACCCTCCGGTTGCTCCACCCTTTCGTCACCCCCCTAGACTGGACTTCCAGCAGGTGGCTACACGCTCGAAAGGCGCCCTTGTGTCCATCGGCAACTCCAACTCCCCCGAAGAAGAGCGGCCTTCGACCGACGACCGGTCCGAGGACCGCCTCGTCGAACGTTCCGTCGAAGAGCCGTCCATCGGGACGGCCCTCAAGAAGGCCCGGATCGCCGCCGGGCTCACAGTCGACGAGGTCAGTTCCGTCACCCGCGTGCGCATCCCGATCGTGCACGCGATCGAAGAGGACGACTTCACGCGGTGCGGCGGCGACGTCTACGCCCGCGGCCACATCCGTACCCTCGCCCGCGCCGTCCACCTCGATCCGGCACCCCTGGTCGAGAGCTACGACGCGGCCCACGGCGGCCGGCCGGCCCCCACCCCCGCCGCGCCGATGTTCGACGCCGAGCGGATCCGCCCCGAGCGGCAGCGGCCCAACTGGACCGCCGCCATGGTCGCCGCCATCGTCGCCGTCGTCGGCTTCGTGGGCTTCACCGCCTTCGGCGGCGGCGACGCCAAGGAGAAGCGCCCCGTGGCGGAGGGATCCGCCTCCCCCAAGCCCGCACCCAAGCAGAGCGGCGGCCAGCCTGCCGCGCAGCCCACCCAGGTCCCGCCGGCCGCCAAGCCGGAGCCCTCGGACAGCGCCATCGCCGCCGCGCCCAAGGACCTCGTCACGGTCGTCCTGACGGCCGACACGGGCGAGAGCTGGATCTCCGCGAAGGACTCCACGGGCCGGCTCCTCTTCGACGGCACCCTCGTGCAGGGGCAGTCGAAGACGTTCACGGACAAGGAGTCCGTCGACCTCGTGCTCGGCGACGCCGGGGCCGTGAAGCTCTTCGTGAACGGCAAGGAGATCAAGGACGATTTCCAGCCGGGTCAAGTGGAACGCCTCACATACACCAAGGAGGACCCCTCCCAGGACCAGCCGCAGGCGGGCTGACCGAAGGGGCCGCCCCAGGGCGGAAGGCGTTGACCGGGATCCCCGGGGTGCTGCCCGCACCCCGGGGATCTTGGCGTACGGGGGCGTGCGGCTGGGGCCCGCGCCGGGACGAAGTAGTCTTGAGTCCATGCCCGAACGCCGTACCGTCGCCCTTGTCACTCTTGGCTGCGCCCGTAACGAGGTGGACTCGGAGGAGCTCGCAGGCCGCTTGGCGGCGGATGGCTGGGAGCTCGTCGAGGACGCCGCCGACGCGGACGTTGCCGTCGTCAACACCTGCGGCTTCGTCGAAGCCGCGAAGAAGGACTCCGTAGACGCCCTGCTGGAAGCCAACGACCTCAAGGACCACGGCAGGACCCAGGCCGTCGTCGCCGTCGGCTGCATGGCCGAGCGCTACGGCAAGGAGCTCGCCGAAGCCCTGCCCGAGGCCGACGGGGTCCTCGGCTTCGACGACTACGCCGACATCTCCAACCGCCTCCAGGTCATCCTCGGCGGCGGCAGCGTCGAAGCCCACACCCC
This DNA window, taken from Streptomyces sp. TN58, encodes the following:
- a CDS encoding HAMP domain-containing protein, producing the protein MESGAVVRRTGTRPKGGRSRRGGTTEVDTAALNRLLTALVSMRDGNFRKRLTVSGEGVMAEIAAVYNEVADRNLHLTGELSRVRRMVGREGKLSERLETGACEGSWAAAIDASNQLVDDLARPVSEVGRVLSAVAEGDLDQRMDLRTQAAEGAGHPLRGEFLKVGRTVNNLVDQLSAFTDEVTRVALEVGTEGKLGGQAQVRGMSGSWKDLTDSVNTMAYRLTAQVRDIALVTTAVAKGDLSRKVTVHVAGEMLQLKNTVNTMVDQLSSFSSEVTRVAREVGTEGELGGQAKVPGVAGVWKDLTDSVNTMAGNLTAQVRGIAQVTTAVANGDLSQKVRVSARGEVAQLAETINQMTETLRTFADEVTRVASEVGAKGLLGGQAQVPGAAGTWKDLTDSVNTVFRNLTTQVRDIAQVTTAVANGDLSQKVTVDVAGEMLELKNTVNTMVDQLQSFGAEVTRVAREVGVEGELGGQAQVPGAAGTWKDLTDSVNTAFRNLTGQVRNIAQVTTAVANGDLSQKVTVDVSGEMLQLKNTVNTMVDQLSSFADQVTRMARDVGTEGRLGGQARVEGVSGTWKELTDSVNFMAGNLTSQVRQIAQVTTAVARGDLSQKIDVDARGEILELKNTINTMVDQLSAFAEQVTRVARDVGTEGRLGGQAQVPGVAGVWRDLTDSVNGMAGNLTSQVRNIAQVATAVARGDLSQKIDVDARGEILELKNTLNTMVDQLSNFAEQVTRVAREVGTEGILGGQAEVKGVSGTWKDLTQSVNFMANNLTSQVRNIAEVTTAVAMGDLSKKITVDAKGEILELVTTVNTMVDQLSSFAEQVTRVAREVGTEGILGGQARVRGVTGIWKDLSDNVNTMAGNLTAQVRGIAQVSAAVANGDLTKKVTVEARGEVAQLADTVNTMVKTLSSFADEVTRVAREVGTEGRLGGQAHVPGVSGTWKDLTDSVNFMASNLTGQVRQIAMVTTAIAKGDMTKKIDIDARGEILELKTTINTMVDQLSSFADQVTRVAREVGTEGILGGQARVRDVDGTWRDLTESVNEMAGNLTRQVRAIAAVATAVTRGDLSLKVDVDAAGEIQVLQDNINTMIVNLRDTTLANKEQDWLKGNLARISALMQGRRDLDDVASLIMSELTPVVSAQHGAFFLAVPAGGTSEIGTEGGADGTYELRMRGSYAYAGGQMPISFRPGEGLIGAVAEEKRTILVENTPPGYLKISSGLGEAPPAHVIVLPVLFEGKVLGVIELASFTGFTQIQKDFLSQIAEMIGTSVNTISVNSKTEMLLKQSQEMTEQLRERSDELENRQKALQAANAELEEKAELLAQQNRDIEVKNTEIEEARQVLEERAEQLAVSMRYKSEFLANMSHELRTPLNSLLILAKLLADNADENLSPKQVEFAETIHGAGSDLLQLINDILDLSKVEAGKMDVSPTRIALVQLVDYVEATFRPLTAEKGLDFSVRVSPELPATLHTDEQRLLQVLRNLLSNAVKFTDTGAVELVIRPAGADVPAAIREQLLEAGSLREADADLIAFSVTDTGIGIAASKMLVIFEAFKQADGTTSRKYGGTGLGLSISREIARLLGGEIHAASEPGRGSTFTLYLPLHPSELPPQGYAPPTPGGARGELYRRSLDGARPGLPVLPAGGGALPEAPSEPAPPGAGQPGQSGQNSGAAGLFRRRRKALSDLEPRTVPAQPNTTGAEDGWDTAQEEPQAAARTYDFHGERVLIVDDDVRNVFALTSVLEQHGLAVLYAENGREGIEVLEQHDDVKVVLMDIMMPEMDGYATTSAIRRMPQFAGLPIIALTAKAMKGDREKAIDSGASDYVTKPVDPDYLLSVMEQWMLGK
- a CDS encoding response regulator, with protein sequence MVQKAKILLVDDRPENLLALEAILSALDQTLVRASSGEEALKALLTDDFAVILLDVQMPGMDGFETAAHIKRRERTRDIPIIFLTAINHGPHHTFRGYAAGAVDYISKPFDPWVLRAKVSVFVELYTKNCQLREQAALLRLQLEGGDSKGVDAGRETAGLLAELSARLAAVEEQAEALSKQLGEDVADAGVVATAAHLERKLTGLRRALDALEPGSAGGAPALPSQN
- a CDS encoding FtsK/SpoIIIE family DNA translocase translates to MASRTSGKGSPSSAGTAKGRTGRTAAPARKAAPAGKPPAKKAAAARRAPAKKAAAKPAPSPTSGVLRLVRALWLGCAHAVGAVFRGIGQGARNLDPAHRKDGLALLLLALALIVAAGTWSNLSGPVGDLVTMLVTGAFGRLDLLVPILLGVMAVRFIRHPEQADANGRIGIGLSALAIGVLGLVHIACGAPGRDEGTTAMQNAGGLIGWAASKPLIFTMGAPLAVPMLVLLTVFGLLVVTATPVNAIPQRLRRLGIRLGIIAPNEYDEGYGQADGGAVAGHDPEQWRAHGGDPADTAEEEALARRRRPRRTATRPAADRATGRGMDAVDVAAAAAAALDGAVYGGMPPSPLVADLTQGISAERDGAEVTAPVPTARGGRAAAKAAPGAPGDSASPAASSAAASAVPEAVAEPAGQPRATTAAASGTLAVPDLTKAAPEAQPLPPRAEQLQLRGDITYCLPSLDLLEKGGPGKTRSAANDAVVASLRNVFTEFKVDADVTGFTRGPTVTRYEVTLGAAVKVERITALTKNIAYAVASPDVRIISPIPGKSAVGIEIPNTDREMVNLGDVLRLADAAEDDHPMLVALGKDVEGGYVMANLAKMPHVLVAGATGSGKSSCINCLITSIMVRATPEDVRMVLVDPKRVELTAYEGIPHLITPIITNPKRAAEALQWVVREMDLRYDDLAAFGFRHIDDFNQAIRDGKIKLPPGSERELSPYPYLLVIVDELADLMMVAPRDVEDSIVRITQLARAAGIHLVLATQRPSVDVVTGLIKANVPSRLAFATSSLADSRVILDQPGAEKLIGKGDGLFLPMGANKPVRLQGAFVTEDEIAGIVQHCKDQMAPVFRDDVTVGQKQKKEIDEDIGDDLDLLCQAAELVVTTQFGSTSMLQRKLRVGFAKAGRLMDLMESRGIVGPSEGSKARDVLLKADELDGVLAVIRGETHS
- a CDS encoding helix-turn-helix domain-containing protein; translation: MSIGNSNSPEEERPSTDDRSEDRLVERSVEEPSIGTALKKARIAAGLTVDEVSSVTRVRIPIVHAIEEDDFTRCGGDVYARGHIRTLARAVHLDPAPLVESYDAAHGGRPAPTPAAPMFDAERIRPERQRPNWTAAMVAAIVAVVGFVGFTAFGGGDAKEKRPVAEGSASPKPAPKQSGGQPAAQPTQVPPAAKPEPSDSAIAAAPKDLVTVVLTADTGESWISAKDSTGRLLFDGTLVQGQSKTFTDKESVDLVLGDAGAVKLFVNGKEIKDDFQPGQVERLTYTKEDPSQDQPQAG